From Meles meles chromosome 5, mMelMel3.1 paternal haplotype, whole genome shotgun sequence, one genomic window encodes:
- the SLC17A3 gene encoding sodium-dependent phosphate transport protein 4, translating into MAESSSTVGKRKCSQDRQVDEKPVPKKGRSLCSTGYGIAFTMHMCNFIVTAQCTVINITMVAMVNSTDHRFQFNDSTEGLSGDSSGGLNNARDTLPAGVPVYNWSPQIQGIIFSSLSYGFIPMLFLSGYLAGRVGTKRVVGVSLFATSLFTIFTPLVTELGLVFFIATRIAQSIVQGSVLGGQHALWEKWGPPHERSRLCSISLSGTILGTFAIILLDGMICQTLEWPFAFYILGGIGCVYCPLWFVLIYDDPISHPWISITEREYIISSLADQIHVSPCKQPLPIKAMLRSLPLWSVCVCGFTHQWLSITQIIYTPTYINSVFNINMRDNGFLSALPFLVAGVTGILGGQLADFLLTKNFRLVTVRKAATFLGNFPSSVLLVVLPYITPSYVTTMTFLILSCGLSSLCQSGIYINVLDIAPRHSSFLMGATRGFAFTAAILAPTVCGFLLNQDPELGWRNVFLLLFAINLSGLITYLIFGEAVIQDWAKERKLTRL; encoded by the exons ATGGCAGAGTCGAGTTCCACAGTGGGGAAGAGGAAGTGCTCCCAAGATAGGCAAGTGGATGAGAAGCCCGTTCCCAAGAAAG GTCGAAGCTTATGCTCCACTGGCTATGGGATAGCCTTCACCATGCACATGTGCAACTTCATAGTGACGGCACAGTGTACTGTCATAAACATCACCATGGTAGCCATGGTCAACAGCACGGACCATCGGTTCCAGTTTAATGACTCTACCGAGGGGCTGTCTGGTGACTCATCTGGTGGCCTGAATAATGCCCGAGACACTCTCCCTGCAGGG GTCCCTGTGTACAACTGGAGCCCTCAAATTCAGGGCATCATCTTTAGTTCTCTCAGCTATGGCTTCATACCGATGCTGTTTCTCAGTGGATACCTGGCTGGAAGAGTAGGAACAAAGAGAGTGGTTGGTGTTTCTTTGTTTGCAACCTCACTCTTCACGATCTTCACCCCTCTGGTAACCGAGCTGGGACTAGTGTTCTTCATTGCAACTCGAATTGCACAGAGTATAGTCCAG GGATCGGTATTAGGGGGTCAGCACGCGCTGTGGGAGAAATGGGGTCCTCCACATGAACGAAGTCGACTCTGCTCCATCAGTTTATCAG GAACAATATTGGGAACCTTCGCCATCATCCTCCTGGATGGCATGATCTGCCAAACCCTTGAGTGGCCTTTTGCCTTCTATATCTTGG GAGGCATCGGCTGTGTCTATTGCCCTCTCTGGTTTGTTCTGATTTATGATGACCCCATCTCTCACCCATGGATAAGCATCACAGAAAGAGAATATATCATATCATCCTTGGCCGACCAGATACAC GTCAGCCCTTGTAAGCAGCCTCTTCCCATCAAGGCCATGCTCAGATCGCTACCActttggtctgtgtgtgtgtgcggctTCACCCATCAGTGGCTTTCGATTACACAGATCATCTACACACCAACTTACATCAACTCTGTGTTCAACATTAACATGAGAGAC aatGGGTTCCTGTCTGCCCTTCCCTTTCTCGTCGCCGGGGTCACTGGTATACTAGGAGGCCAGCTGGCAGATTTCCTCCTGACCAAGAATTTTAGGCTCGTTACTGTGAGGAAAGCTGCCACATTTCTAG GAAATTTCCCATCTTCAGTGCTCCTTGTGGTTCTGCCCTACATCACCCCCAGCTACGTCACGACAATGACCTTCTTGATCCTCTCGTGTGGACTGAGCTCCTTGTGTCAGTCAGGGATCTATATCAATGTCTTAGATATTGCCCCAAG ACATTCCAGTTTTCTCATGGGAGCCACAAGGGGATTCGCGTTCACAGCAGCAATCCTGGCACCAACTGTCTGTGGATTTCTCCTCAATCAG GACCCTGAATTGGGGTGGAGAAATGTCTTCCTGCTGTTATTTGCCATTAACCTATCAGGACTGATCACCTACCTTATATTTGGAGAAGCAGTTATCCAAGACTGGGCTAAAGAGAGGAAACTCACTCGTTTATGA